The Mytilus galloprovincialis chromosome 2, xbMytGall1.hap1.1, whole genome shotgun sequence genome has a window encoding:
- the LOC143065193 gene encoding ATP-dependent DNA helicase DDX11-like: MDDFDDDVDDLLLSVPLTETRTCTDELKISNSTERQRESSYKKVQTNFSTIAACGSTISQTAVSTSEGKVNVPSKFPFPFEPYDIQEDFMSRLYECIELGKIGIFESPTGTGKSLSIICGALKWLRDFQEKQKAELKRLEELEMKITAKKTDGDEFDWISEFKHKKEKEEDLKKVIEEQEVLRKHELKVKDLKSDLKAKVIKRKRTVLEDEFDSLIKTASKDIQKAYQKEVDETENQSDKLTEGCNDEELIVDYDSDRENDLEDNSVDEPEEHVTKIYFCSRTHSQLSQFVREVIKSPYGDDIRVVSLGSRQNLCINPAVTRLKALSMMNEVCLDLQKNKSTPREPSGEAAAKKKKKGGVSCPYYRQEPMSDFKNKLLLEAMDMEQIVTAGKQAKACPYYSTRYAIPLAELVVLPYNTLLHKSTREACGIKLEGNIVIIDEAHNLLETINNIHSVEVTGSQLLRAFSQLTQYENRYRSRLKAKNLLYIKQILYILSCLVKCIDGKTGIPGEQQNTKTVETKLITVNTFLDHSQLDNINLFKILVYCKVSMISKKLNGFAEKYQDTEIPIKKEEKKSGVSNFLKEITQVEQKPTDVPSNIPKQQEETVLRSPLMHIEGFLDALTNADKDGRIVVNKQPLVSQSSMKFLLLNPAVHFTDIVTNVKSVIVAGGTMQPIDEFKHQLFHSAGVTPCRIMEYSCGHVIPEENLKAFSVEAGPSGMPLDFTFQSRENPKLLTELGNALVNACQIVPGGIVCFFPSYDYQRLVYTHWERSGTLIQIGKKKRIFQEPKRAGFVDKVLDEYTKCVQKNVLSSAGSQTGAILFCVVGGKMSEGINFSDDLGRMIIMVGLPYPNIKSPELQEKMSYLNANYERDSLGRQPGQVHYENICMKAVNQSIGRAIRHKGDYAVILLLDKRYSRGNVSSKLPDWISKCLFKAEKYGQVVSSVARFFAKHKVE, encoded by the exons atgaattgaaaatatcaaattctACAGAGAGACAACGTGAAAGTTCCTACAAAAAAGTTCAAACCAATTTCTCTACTATTGCAGCTTGCGGGTCAACTATAAGCCAAACAGCAGTATCAACTTCTGAAGGCAAAGTAAATGTTCCTTCGAAATTTCCCTTCCCTTTTGAACCATATGATATTCAGGAAGATTTTATGTCTAGACTTTATGAATGTATTGAATTGGGGAAAATTGGAATCTTTGAAAGTCCTACAGGAACAGGCAAATCTCTCAGCATAATATGTGGTGCATTAAAATGGCTGAGAGATTTTCAAGAAAAACAGAAAGCAGAATTGAAAAGACTTGAGGaattagaaatgaaaataacagCCAAGAAAACTGATGGGGATGAGTTTGATTGGATTTCtgaatttaaacacaaaaaagaaaaagaagaggaCCTGAAAAAAGTAATAGAAGAGCAAGAGGTTTTAAGAAAACATGAATTAAAAGTTAAGGATCTGAAGTCTGATTTAAAAGCAAAGGTTATTAAAAGAAAACGAACTGTTTTAGAGGATGAATTTGACAGTTTGATAAAAACTGCATCCAAAGATATACAAAAAGCCTACCAAAAAGAAGTTGATGAAACCGAGAACCAGTCGGATAAATTAACTGAGGGGTGTAATGATGAAGAGCTGATTGTTGATTATGATAGTGACAGAGAAAACGATTTGGAAGATAACAGTGTTGATGAACCTGAAGAGCATGTAACTAAAATATATTTCTGCAGTAGAACTCATTCACAGCTATCACAGTTTGTAAGGGAGGTAATAAAAAGTCCATATGGGGATGACattagagttgtttcccttgggTCAAGACAAAATTTATGTATCAACCCAGCTGTAACACGATTGAAGGCTTTAAGTATGATGAATGAAGTGTGTTTAGACCTACAGAAAAATAAATCCACACCACGAGAACCTTCAGGAGAAGCTGCTgccaaaaagaagaaaaagggaGGAGTATCATGTCCTTACTACAGACAGGAACCAATGTCggattttaaaaacaaacttttactGGAGGCCATGGATATGGAACAAATAGTTACAGCAG gaaAGCAAGCAAAAGCCTGTCCATACTATAGTACAAGATATGCCATACCTTTAGCAGAGTTAGTGGTGTTACCTTATAATACCTTACTGCATAAATCTACCAGGGAAGCATGTGGTATTAAACTGGAAGGAAACATTGTCATTATAGATGAAGCTCACAACCTTCTAGAAACTATTAATAATATTCACAGTGTAGAGGTCACAGGGTCACAATTACTAAGAGCATTTTCTCAACTTACCCAGTATGAAAacag GTATCGATCCAGACTAAAAGCAAAGAACTTACTGTATATAAAGCAGATATTATATATTCTGTCCTGTCTTGTGAAATGTATTGATGGTAAAACTGGTATTCCTGGGgaacaacaaaatacaaaaactgttgaaacaaaattaataacagTAAATACATTCCTAGATCACAGTCAACTTGACAATATTAACTTGTTTAAAATCCTAGTTTATTGTAAGGTTAGCATGATTTCTAAAAAGTTGAATGGCTTTGCTGAAAAATACCAAGACACTGAAATaccaataaaaaaagaagagaaaaaatcAGGAGTCAGCAATTTTTTAAAGGAGATCACTCAGGTTGAACAGAAACCAACTGATGTTCCTTCAAATATACCAAAACAACAAGAAGAAACTGTTCTGAGATCTCCCTTAATGCACATCGAAGGGTTCCTAGATGCTTTGACTAATGCAGACAAAGATGGAAGGATTGTTGTAAATAAGCAGCCATTAGTCAGTCAGTCTAGTATGAAATTCTTGCTGTTAAATCCTGCTGTACATTTTACTGACATTGTAACAAATGTAAAATCTGTTATTGTAGCAGGTGGTACAATGCAACCTATTGATGAATTTAAACATCAACTTTTTCATTCTGCTGGAGTTACTCCCTGCAGAATAATGGAATATTCCTGTGGTCATGTGATTCCAGAAGAAAATTTGAAAGCTTTTTCTGTAGAAGCTGGACCATCAGGAATGCCACTAGACTTTACCTTTCAATCAAGAGAAAACCCCAAGCTTTTGACAGAGCTTGGTAATGCTTTGGTAAATGCTTGTCAGATTGTACCTGGTGGTATTGTCTGCTTCTTTCCATCATATGATTATCAACGTCTTGTCTACACTCACTGGGAAAGATCGGGGACTCTTATTCAGATTGGAAAAAAGAAGAGAATATTCCAAGAACCCAAGCGAGCAGGGTTTGTAGATAAAGTCTTGGATGAGTATACAAAATGTGTACAGAAAAATGTCTTGTCTTCTGCTGGAAGTCAGACAGGCGCCATTCTGTTCTGTGTTGTTGGAGGGAAAATGAGTGAGGGTATTAACTTTTCAGACGATCTTGGTCGAATGATCATCATGGTTGGACTTCCCTATCCAAACATTAAATCTCCTGAACTTCAGGAAAAAATGTCCTATTTAAATGCAAACTATGAACGTGATTCTCTAGGCAGACAACCAGGTCAAGTTCATTATGAGAATATCTGCATGAAAGCTGTTAATCAATCTATTGGAAGAGCTATACGCCACAAAGGTGATTATGCAGTTATTTTGTTGCTTGATAAACGTTACAGCCGAGGAAATGTATCATCAAAGTTACCAGATTGGATtagtaaatgtttatttaaagCAGAGAAATATGGACAAGTAGTCAGCAGTGTAGCTAGATTTTTTGCAAAACATAAAGTTGAATAA